A region from the Toxotes jaculatrix isolate fToxJac2 chromosome 2, fToxJac2.pri, whole genome shotgun sequence genome encodes:
- the fignl2 gene encoding fidgetin-like protein 2 codes for MLSPIVPYSLLKMHWNPEHAQPLSQWPEQHLDVSSTTSSPAHKSEFYSGRSRSSYNYAWANDDISALTASNLLKRYAEKYAGVLDSPYDRPPAVGTYPEPGAFGGLNGQKTELEPWPLTHSTDASYSLVPPGGHDSLPGSKVVATSAGPPGVGSVSVVNSNLSDSGYSGSSSCSGSSEYPSSYNGTYLSSGYCPQPSAALPPASLHTLQSTPTLVPSYSPTTPVYNYPPSTYPPQTSLATSYSHPSATYLPSGLPAPTPVPTRPTVVGGSYSYQSTNLGTSESGGTLKRKAFEMSVEKDEGGDGSRYRKYSYDPLKAGGNSPYGVNDKTECRGNGFSSSGSTDPQTFKPSKPSSQPLVSPQYGAAGEYSPPAGMTGENGVAEQGFTQQQQQHRSQAHKRPPLCGPTVETMKSSDPRLLELVNGELLDCSPALGWGELAGLTHVKTALEEDLLWPVLRPSPVVRPPRTVLLFGPQGGGKTTLTRSLASQLGASFYRLSGAMLASKGKAEAEHILGSLLQVAGARQPSVVLLSQVEAMEEDGLRQTLLTTLEKAQVGTTGLVILVCATGRPDLLQDAVHRSFAKRYHVGLPDVGMRRQVLLQALSPQGCSLSERELNAVLQRTEGFSVWELLQLSQQALSSAASPTGAMHGLPASSKPPAFTDFENAFCKVRPHTTTKELDTCIEWSKMYSH; via the exons ATGCTGAGTCCCATTGTCCCCTATA GTCTGTTAAAGATGCACTGGAACCCAGAGCATGCCCAGCCTCTCAGCCAGTGGCCTGAGCAGCACCTGGAcgtctcctccaccacctcctctccaGCCCACAAGTCGGAGTTCTACTCTGGCCGCAGCCGCAGCTCCTACAACTACGCTTGGGCCAACGACGACATCTCTGCCTTGACAGCCTCCAACCTGTTGAAGCGCTATGCTGAGAAGTATGCTGGCGTTCTGGACTCACCGTATGATCGGCCACCTGCTGTTGGCACCTACCCAGAACCAGGAGCCTTTGGGGGCCTCAATGGCCAGAAGACTGAGCTGGAGCCCTGGCCACTGACGCACAGCACTGATGCCTCCTATTCCCTGGTGCCCCCGGGAGGCCATGACAGCCTCCCAGGTTCCAAGGTCGTAGCCACATCTGCAGGCCCTCCGGGAGTTggcagtgtgtctgtggtgaaCAGTAACCTTTCAGACTCTGGCTACAGTGGCAGTAGCTCCTGCAGTGGCTCCAGCGAGTACCCCTCCAGCTACAATGGCACCTATCTTTCCTCAGGGTACTGTCCCCAACCCAGTGCAGCACTTCCCCCTGCCTCCCTGCACACTCTCCAATCCACCCCCACTCTGGTGCCCAGTTATAGCCCTACCACACCTGTCTATAACTATCCCCCAAGCACGTACCCTCCCCAAACCAGCCTTGCCACTAGCTACAGCCACCCCTCTGCAACCTACCTGCCCTCAGGTCTACCAGCTCCTACTCCAGTACCCACGAGGCCCACAGTGGTAGGAGGCAGCTATAGTTACCAGAGCACCAACCTTGGGACGTCTGAGTCTGGAGGGAcgttaaaaagaaaagcattcGAGATGAGCGTAGAAAAGGATGAGGGCGGGGATGGCTCTCGTTACAGGAAATATAGCTATGACCCCTTGAAGGCCGGGGGAAACTCACCCTACGGTGTGAATGATAAAACAGAGTGCCGGGGAAACGGCTTCAGCAGTTCAGGCAGCACAGACCCTCAAACCTTCAAGCCCAGTAAGCCCTCCTCCCAGCCCCTCGTGTCTCCTCAGTATGGGGCAGCAGGGGAGTACAGCCCTCCAGCAGGTATGACAGGGGAGAATGGTGTGGCAGAGCAGGGCTTCacccaacagcagcagcagcaccgctCCCAGGCCCACAAACGACCCCCATTGTGTGGTCCCACCGTTGAGACTATGAAGAGCTCAGATCCCCGACTGCTGGAACTTGTCAATGGGGAGTTATTAGACTGCAGCCCAGCCCTAGGCTGGGGCGAGCTAGCCGGGCTCACCCATGTCAAGACTGCCCTGGAGGAGGACCTGCTGTGGCCCGTGTTAAGGCCCAGTCCAGTGGTACGGCCACCAAGAACCGTCCTGCTCTTTGGCCCCCAGGGAGGGGGTAAGACAACCTTGACTCGTTCTTTGGCTTCACAGCTGGGGGCTTCCTTCTACCGGTTGAGTGGAGCCATGCTGGCCTCTAAAGGGAAGGCTGAGGCAGAGCACATTCTGGGGTCTCTGTTGCAGGTGGCAGGGGCACGGCAACCCTCTGTGGTGCTGCTCAGCCAGGTGGAGGCCATGGAAGAGGATGGGCTGAGGCAGACACTGCTGACCACCCTGGAGAAAGCCCAGGTGGGAACCACAGGTCTGGTGATTCTTGTATGTGCCACTGGCAGGCCAGATCTGCTGCAAGATGCAGTTCATCGGAGCTTTGCCAAGCGATATCACGTCGGCCTGCCAGATGTGGGAATGCGCAGGCAAGTGCTGCTGCAGGCGCTGTCGCCCCAGGGCTGCAGCCTGAGCGAGCGGGAGCTGAACGCTGTGCTTCAGCGCACTGAGGGCTTTTCAGTGTGGgaactgctgcagctcagccagCAGGCGCTGTCCTCAGCAGCCTCCCCCACTGGGGCCATGCATGGCCTCCCCGCATCCTCCAAACCCCCAGCCTTCACAGACTTTGAGAATGCCTTCTGCAAGGTGCGCCCACACACCACCACAAAAGAACTGGACACTTGTATAGAGTGGAGCAAGATGTATAGCCACTGA